TGCCGTGCCCGTCCCGAAGATGGAGAAATCTGATTTTCCCTGAAGACCGTCTGTTCGCGATCCAGCCGCGAAGTTCTACTTGCTGACCTTCAAACTTGTGAACCTTGTCCACAGTGAGCCAGTTCATAATACCCTCCTGGACTCATTCATCCGGCAACATTGTGCATCAGACAATCCCACGGGTCAAGGACGGTGGCCTGTCTTATTGTTGAAGAATGGTTGTTCTCCATTGCATCATGGTGATGCCTCTGGTAAGAAGACCATTTATGGAAAAACAGTTTTTTCAAGGGCGGTTCACCCTCAAAATACAAATCCCGGGAAAATGGTTCACGACCTTACTTTTTTGCGGAGTCCTGGGTATCGTCTCGGTTGGGGTGACTTCTTCGTCCGCGGTCGAATCGGCTGCAACTCCTCAGGAAATTCAGACAAGACTCACTGACAAGGGAAAAAACCTTTCCGCGCTCAAGGCGGTAATGAATATTACCAGCTCCTATGAGCAAGGAAAATCCAGGCAGGATGTAAAAGGATTTCTCCTGTACCGGCGGCCGTCGGACTTTCGGTTCCAGGGAGTTGCTCCTGGCGGAAATTCCCTGTTCGAGTTGATCATCAAATCCAACTTTTTTGAGCTGTACATTCCTTCCGAAGGAAAAATCATCAAGGGAAACAAGGATTGTTTCAGCCGCAAGTTTCCCGATGTCGCGGAAATAGAGTCGCTCATTCCTCTCGTATTGCTGCAATGGAAAGACGTAAGACCGGATAGGCTGCTCTCCAGAGACAATCAAAAAATAGTGATGCGCATGAGTTTTCGGGGAAAAGTATGGGCCGCTACTCTCGAGCCCCAGACTCTTCATTTGAAGCGACTGGTTCGCCTGAACCCTTCAGGTGAAATCGATCTGACTGCCGATTTCTCGGATTTTAAAGCAGGAACTGAAGGCTGGTTACCCACGCGCTTCGACGTCCAGTCCACTTCAGCAGGATGGAAGACACTTGTCCGCATCGGTCAGTTGGAGCCAAACCCCTTTCTTGTGGAAAAGAATTTCAAACTGGAGACAACCTTTTCACCGAGAATTGAAGACTGCAGATGATTGCGGTCCGTGCTGTGCCCGTGTGACGTCCGTCATATGCAGTTGTGAACGGCCCTTGTGCGAGCATTGGAGCATTCTCGGAAAGACCTGCAATGAATCTTCTTGCGTACAATCTGTTTCTTCACACAGTAGCCGCTCCATTCTTGGCGGCGTATTATGCGCCGCAAATCATGTTCAAAGGAAAATATCGGAACTCTTTATCGGGAAAATTAGGAAAGATCGCAGCCGATTTTCCTTTGAGACCTCTCCGAAGACCGAGGATCTGGTTCCATGCCGTTTCGGTCGGTGAAGTCACTGCTCTGAACCCTCTCGTGCAAGCAGTGAAAGAACTCGTACCGGAGAGTTCCGTGATTGTCTCGACTGGAACGGAAACCGGTCAGCAAAAAGCTCGGGAATCGATAAAGAATGCTGACGGATTCTTGTACATGCCACTGGATTTTCCCGAATTCCTGAATCCCGTGATCAAGACGATCGATCCCGATCTGTTCGTGCTCATGGAAACGGAATTGTGGCCGAATCTTATACACCTCCTCAAACATCGGGGCACAATGCTTGCCATTGCCAACGGACGCATCTCTGACAGATCGTTCCCGCGCTATAGAAAGCTCCGGCGCTTCTTTTCGTCTACATTGGAAAAGCTGGATCTGTTGCTTATGTCTACAGATACGGATGCAGCGAGAATACGTGACATGGGTGCTCCTGAAACGGCAATTCATGTGACGGGCAATACAAAATTCGATGCTGCTCTCACTGCGCTGCCTTCCATTCCTGATCCGCAATTGTGCGCTGCTCTGGAACTCACTGGTGAAGAGCCTGTCCTTGTCGCAGGAAGCATTCATCCCGGGGAATTTGAAATACTCCTGGACGCGTACGACTCGCTCACGGCTCGATTTCCGGAACTCATTCTCATCCTTGTCCCTCGGCATATAGAACGAACCCCCCAGATACTGGCGCTAATCAATGAGAAGAAGCTCGACGCGCCTCTTCTGAAGACTGCTGCAGACCGCGGAGAGAAACGAAACGGCCGAAGCATTATCGTAGTGGATAAAATTGGGGAGCTGTTCCAAATCTTCTCACTCGCATCGGTGGTCTTTATCGGGGGATCGCTCGTGAAGAGAGGCGGACAGAACATCCTGGAGCCTGCGGCCTGGGGAAAAGTGGTGCTGTTCGGTCCCTCAATGGAAGACTTTCGCGAAGCGAGGGATGCGCTGGTTTCCGCAGGAGCCGGAATTCAGGTGAGGGACACGTCCGATCTGGTTCGCTGGGTTGCAGCAATGCTGTCCGACAGATCTGACGCAGAAGAGCGGGGGATGCGAGGCAAGCAGGAGATAATGAAGCATATCGGCAGCTCGAGGAGAAACGCGCAAATTCTCGTCAATAGCTTAAAAGCAAGGCGCATTGACAGGCAATGAATTAGGGAATCGTTTGTGAAAGAAGATTCCCAATTCTTTCTGGAGAGGGGCTCAGAATAGCGATCCGAGATTTTTGGCATCTAGGTTGACATCGTGATTGCCCGAATTTTGCGTGCACGCGCCGGTGTGCCCCTACTTCACGAATAGCATCCGAACCGTCCATTCGGCAATTCCATTATAGCGATCCTATAAAAATCCCCGTGGGGAGTGATATCGCCAGACGGTTAGGAAGATTCCTAGGGCAGGGTTGCACAGGATTTTTATTTCGTTGTAGCTTTATAGCTATGGGTGTTGCCAAGAATTCTGACGTTTACCCCACGCTCCAGTGCAAGATATTAGTAGGGACCGGCGTCCCTGCCGGTCCATTATATCGATATCATTGATCATATTGAAGATGTGCCGGCACGGAGGCACGGCACCCACCAATACTCCGATCCTCAATCGGACATTAATTTTTTATAAATGTTGTCATTGCGAGGAGCACAGCGATCCCACGTCTCGCGGGACAATCTCCTGACTCAGGCGCCAACGTTCAGGGGATTGCTTCGCTTCGCTCGCAATGACAGACGTCATATCAACCCCCCTGGATGCATTTAAGATCTTGGAATTTCGATCAGGAGAGGACGTTTTCGGGAAGCTCTTACAAAAACGGTGTCACATCTCCTTTGCCTTCACGCAACACCACCGGTGCACCATCCACCAGGCTTATCACCGTAGAAGGCTCGGGAACGAAATCTCCTCCATCTACAACCAAATCCACCTGACCCTTGTATATGCGATCGATCTCTTTCGGGTCCCACAGAAGTTGGTCGTCCGGGAGCCTGACGGAGGAACTCAGAATAGGGTTCCCCAATTCGGTTACCAGCGCCTGGCAGATCTTGTTGTCAGGGATTCGAATTCCCACCTCGTTCCGTTTCGTCAAAACGATGCGGGGTACGAGTCTCGTGGCATTGAGCACAAACGTGTAAGGGCCGGGAAGATACTTGCGGAGAATCTTATAATCTGAATCTTCGACTTGAGCGTACTGGGCAATGGATTTGAGATCGGCAAACA
The sequence above is a segment of the Desulfomonile tiedjei DSM 6799 genome. Coding sequences within it:
- a CDS encoding 3-deoxy-D-manno-octulosonic acid transferase, producing MNLLAYNLFLHTVAAPFLAAYYAPQIMFKGKYRNSLSGKLGKIAADFPLRPLRRPRIWFHAVSVGEVTALNPLVQAVKELVPESSVIVSTGTETGQQKARESIKNADGFLYMPLDFPEFLNPVIKTIDPDLFVLMETELWPNLIHLLKHRGTMLAIANGRISDRSFPRYRKLRRFFSSTLEKLDLLLMSTDTDAARIRDMGAPETAIHVTGNTKFDAALTALPSIPDPQLCAALELTGEEPVLVAGSIHPGEFEILLDAYDSLTARFPELILILVPRHIERTPQILALINEKKLDAPLLKTAADRGEKRNGRSIIVVDKIGELFQIFSLASVVFIGGSLVKRGGQNILEPAAWGKVVLFGPSMEDFREARDALVSAGAGIQVRDTSDLVRWVAAMLSDRSDAEERGMRGKQEIMKHIGSSRRNAQILVNSLKARRIDRQ
- a CDS encoding L-threonylcarbamoyladenylate synthase, coding for MILQINEAYPQPRRIEKIVQVLRSEGTIIYPTDTVYGLGCDIHSKKALDKVRRIKKMDNKRPLSFVFADLKSIAQYAQVEDSDYKILRKYLPGPYTFVLNATRLVPRIVLTKRNEVGIRIPDNKICQALVTELGNPILSSSVRLPDDQLLWDPKEIDRIYKGQVDLVVDGGDFVPEPSTVISLVDGAPVVLREGKGDVTPFL